ttttctattttgtgtattctgaaatatcatctgaaatgtctgccactgcattgctattgacctatcccttaacctgatttgtggCCTCTTTATGTGCCTTAAACATTCCATGATTCTTCTATGGTGCGAAGATATAAAATAACTTACCTACCGGTGGCGGCCAATCCGATGCTGATTTTACGACCACTGAACACAGCTTGTGCGCCTTCAGAGCACCATAGTGAGAACCTGGTGGAGCGGAGGGAGGAataatattttcagggtgggtagtATGGGGCAGCGGGGAAAATATTTTTTTATTGGCTGTGTGGATAgtgggaaggtgttgaagggcAAACGTTAGTAGGTTTTGTGGTGGGGGGAAGTTCGGGTGTGGAATAAGGTCCGTTGTTTTTCAATAAGGGCCAATTAAAATACCATTGGAGGGTGTTGTGGAAAGGCCTCCCTATCCTAATTATTTATTTTAAAAGCATCATGCCGACTGTAATTTGAAATATTTATGTAATTTCTAAGGGCTTAACCCATTTAAAATGGTGTTGGTGCCTGCGTGGTTTCGCAGGATGCCATTGCCGGAGACGCGGTGTCCGCCCCCTCTATATCACCGAAGCGACCgccccaccccctctatttaaatcagcccccatacATAATATCGCGGGGACTGTGAGGCAGCACTTCCATGTCGAAAGGTCTCTGCTCTCAGAGCGCACCGCTGCAGAGCACAACACACTGATGAATTGCAGTCCTGTATCTAGTATGTGGAGTCCATTACCGTGCCTGACTCCCTTCCTCTACAGGCCTACCGGTCAGGATTTTAGCAGCATTCgccactcccccccacccaccgacGTCGGGTTTCATGGTCGaagggcccagaaaatacctcccgGAGAGACCCACCACAGGCCTTGACATGGGAAGGCCTCGTGCCATTTTATCAGCAGCAGCGAAGCCTCGTGGCTGATTCCCCACCGCTCATCGATGGTGACAGATTTTAAATGTGGAAATCAATAGCCATTAATGAATAATTCCTTACCTCGTCAGGACatccgtcccacaccgatattctagCCGGATGGCAGAACTCCCAGGTCTTCGGATCTGCATTCGCAAATCCGAGGCAGAGCACTGGTTCGGGCGGGGAAGGAGTCagatttcagggcgggagggggactGAAAAATTAAtgcgattggttgaggggatggtcctACGGAGTTGAAGTAAAAGTAGAGAAAGTTTGGGGGGAAAGGTCGGGATCCAGGGTTTACTTATTTAGTGGAGCGTTGAAAAATAAACTGATTAGTCATTAAGGCGGTGGGAGAGGGGTTTGGAACTGAGAATACACGTTTAATATTATTTTTCAGAAAACTGTGACTTTAAATAGTGAATCGAagcggaagggcctgaagcccgtTAAAAACGATGCAGGCACCTGCATGGTGACGCCACAAGTGCCCGCCACCTTACGGCATTGGGGGCGGGCGCTctgcccctccatgtaaatgagccgccacgccaaATATCAGGGCGGCTCTGTGGCTCACATCTCACAGCTGCGCAGTGCCGTTCTTGAAAAAGTTTGCCCACTATCTCGAGCCCCGAGTTGTGCACACTCTTCCTCCTGCCTCAATGTGCCGAGTGGACTACTACTGCTCCTCATGCGTACATTCGTATGCTTGTACGCACACTCTTTCACTCTATATATCCAATACTTGGACACCAAAGGTGTGCAGGCACTTTATCTAGCCTCCCTTTCCTCCCTCTGTGGAAATCGTTTGAAAGGATTATAAATAACTGTAAAGTGTTCTCAATGATACTAAAATGTAATAACAATTGAAAAGGAATAGAAAGGATGATGCCGATTTATCAAAGATTATAGATTGATCCAAAGACTATAAAGGATGGTACCAACCATGAAGGATTATAAGGGATTATGAATATTAGAAAGGATTAGCATGGATTATGAAGGATCGCAAAGGATTCTGAGTTTATATAGTATTATGAAGGCCTTCAAATATGATAGACAAATTTGCAATATTATAGAGACTTATGCAGGATTATAGTGGGCTATGATTTGTCATAAGGTGTTAAAAAGCATTatcctttccttttgggcctccttatctcgggagacaatggatatgcgcctggaggtggtcagtggtttgtgaagcagcgcctggagtggctataaaggccaattctggagtgacaggctcttccacaggtgctgcagagaaatttgtttgtcggggctgttgcacagttggctctccccttgcgcctctgtcttttttcctgccaactactaagtgtcttcgactcgccacaatttagccctgtctttatggctgcccgccagctctggcgaatgctggcaactgactcccacgacttgtgatcaatgtcacacgatttcatgtcgcgtttgcagacgtctttatagcggagacatggacggccggggggtctgataccagtggcgagctcgctgtacaatgtgtctttggggatcctgccatcttccatgcggctcacatggccaagccatctcaagcgccgctgactcagtagtgtgtataggctgggggtgttggccgcttcaaggacttctgtgttggagatatagtcctgccacctgatgccaagtattctgcgaaggcagcgaagatggaatgaattgagacgttgctcttggctggcatacgttgtcttaCACGCTGTATAAGCATTATACAGTATTGCAAAGGGTTGTAAAGGATTTTCAAAGTTATATCAATTTTTACAAGGGAATATAATGAATTATAACTGATGATAAGATTTACCAAAATTATAAACGATTATTTTGGATTGAAATTATTATTATTAATAGCTATAATCATAatgataataataataataatactaATACTAATATAAGGTTCCAAAAGGTTATAATGGCTAATGACGTGTTATGAAGGATTGCAAATTATTCTAACGGATTTACAAGTATAATAATCAAATCGATAGGATTATAAAAACTATAAAGTTTTATGCAGGATAAAACGTGTTATAAAGGACTAGATCGATTTATAAAGTTTTGGAAAAAGCTATTAACATTTATAATGTATACGAACGGGTCATTAAAATTATGAGGCAGGATAAAGCATTGCAAAGCGCTATAAATAATTATAAAGTGTTAAATGGGTTATCAAGtattacaaaaaaaaattagaagAATTGGAACGAAATACAAATGTTTACCCAGCATTAAAAAGTGTAATGAAGGAGTTAAGTGATTTTGGAAAGGTTTGGAAAAGAGTATACAagtttataaaggattataaacggTTGAAAGGAATCTAAAGGGTTATTTTGGATTACAGAGGATCATGAAATACTACAACGCGTTATAAAGGATTATATGACGTTCTCAAGATTATAAACTGTTGCAAAGTTTTATAAAGGACCAAGGATTATCAAGGGTTATGAAGAATTACAGCAGATTTTAAATTTCAGTGCTGTAAACAGTTCCAGAATATTATGAAATATAACGTGTTATAAATGATTATAATTATCAAAAATTATTATTAGGCATTATAAACGGTTATAAAGGGTTATAAAGGATTGCAGAGTGTTGGAATGGATTATTAAGGATTTAAAAAAATTACAAATGTTATAAAATATTGTAAATTATCATAATTAATTATAAAGTATGATACAGGTTTCTAAAGTTTTATAAAGGATTATAATGTGGCATGAAGTATTATGACGTGCTATGAATTTTGTAACGCGTTATAAAAAGATTATGAATGATTATTAAATGTCAGATATGGTTACAAAGGATTATAAATTGTTAGAAAGAGTAATTCTATTTCTTCTATTTTTTTTCTATGTTATAAAcggtcataaaggataataaatgttTATAAAGGATTACAAAGTCTTATAAAGCACTATAAAGGGTTACAAAGCATTCCAAATGATTATAAAGCATGCTGATGAGTTATGAAGTGTTGGAAGTGTTATTTAAGTCTCATAAACAATTATAAAGTTTGTATACTATAATAAAGCGTTACAAAGGATTATAGAGTACAATAAACAATTAGCAATGGTCTTAACATTATAAGGTGTTAGAAGGTTTTATAAACACTTATAAATGCTGATAAAACATTACAATGTTTATAAATACGATAACGGATCATGAAGAGTTATGAAGATTATTCAGCATTATATAGGTTATATTGGATCATGTAGCTATACAGAGGATTACAAAGCATTTAAAGGATTATAAAGAATTCCTGCTGAAGCTTCCCAGTATGTTCTCAATTCTTGTTCCTTCTGTTGTTGTGATTGTCACACTGGACTGCATGGAGACGACAGATGGGCGGAGCCAGTATTGACGCAATTGCCTCGCGATAACTCTCTGCTCCAATGCTTACCCTGGCAGCAGGAACTAGCGAAGATCAGGCCCCACCCCCTGACCATTGTGGCGGCACGCTGCCAAGTATGTCCCGTACCCACTCCTCTTCGCAATGGGGAGCAGGCTGCGACCGCACACACCCATCACCATGGGGTAATGGCTCTGTCCCATTCCACCGCTCCTGATCACCATGGAGAACAGACCCCGCCCATGCTCTGTCACCACAGCGAAAGGCCACGACACCGAGCTTTGCCACCATAGAGTCTGTCACCGTAGCAGCCCGCCGCTGctgcaaatatttttttaaaatgtggaaTATGTTGGAAATAGTCTATGATTCAGTTCTTGTCATCATTTTATTAATTTAATAATTGGAGAAAAAGGATACTTCAGCACAGATTTCAACtgttctctgaactgagtctgggtcacggcataaatgcaagtgtttgtgcagcaactcaggagttgcAGCATGAAGCCTATTTCCTGCAGAAAAACTGGTATATATTCAGATCCATATCCCAGATACCACATTCGATTCCATATTGAATACACCATTAATACTGCCCATAACAgtacgaaattggctgagataactaacagtaaaatgattgatttccttcggctctccatctcagaGTCTCTGGAACTCTCGCCATTGCTATTCGCTCGTAGTCTCCTGCGTGCTCTACTGCTCACTACAATGTGTCGGACGGTCAACACATTGAGCAGTAGAATCACAAGAAATGGGACAAACGGGGTTAGaatgtaatggaggaactcgattatTGTCCAGAACTGAGAGTACAGAACACTTGTAGTTGCAAAACAAAACCAGGGTTCGTTCCACAGCCAATACTGCCCTGATAACATAAAGTACCGGGAAATGTTCTTTAAACAACTCAGCACCGTCACTGTCCCCAGAACAATAGCCgacgttttcctggtgcaatatttagttttcagcttctggcaacaaatggccacaaatcgatcaaaggtgaaagtgacggtgaaccagacagaacagtctgtagctgcAAATAGCAgggcggcgtggatattacacacggggatggaatactTCAGGAAAAGAAAATGTTTCAGGTAAACGATGGGAATATGCCTCAGAATAAGGTCGAAGATAACAACCaatagatctgccgctgccatggccacgaggtagcaagtgacacatttggaaaggccacactttccctgagacaggatcgcaatcgtcaccaagttaactgtgagcaaaggaaataaacagagaaattatacatcagactgGGCGCAAAGTTACCAGATTGATTGAGTATTTATTGAGATGTTCAAACGAGCCTCTGCATCCAGTGACTTATTGAATGTAATGGACCTGAAAAAAATCGTgaaggtctgtgatacggtggaaggCGGGAACGATTAAATGAGAAAAGAATAACACTGaaaatgttgaactcaatgttgatcataatccgcTGCTCTCATCCTTCCCTTTCTGGTTTAAATACTGTTCCTCTGAAGCATTcccagttctaaagaagggtcaagGACCTCAAACATCCTCAAGGAGGAGCGGGGCCCATAGGATTGCGCCAGGAGGTGGGGGTCGGAGGGCCCGTCGCCCTTCCATCACACGCAATTTTGTCGGGGCAGCATAGGCTGACAAATGCATTCCCACCGAGAGGTCATTTGAGGCCCATAAGTAGCATATTATTGGCAACTAATGCCTTCTCAGTGCCGCTGCTGGGATTTTACCGTCGGTGTTGGGTGTCTCCGCTACATGGGAATGTCTCCGTTAAAATGAGGCGACGTATTTGTCGGCATGGGATGGGGGGTATTGGGGGGTTGTCTTCTACCTggccaatctgtggcccacggaagaCCCCGCCAGGAAATCATCTATCCCTGTAAATCCTTCTTCTTCTGCACTAAAGCACCACCCTCGACCCCACCCCCATCTTCACCAACATATTATCTGGGCTCGAATGCTTGGCCTGGGCACAAGCCCTCTTGCAGTACAGGCGGTGGTCACCGCTTCTGGTGGCActgcaatactgctgagctgcagcCCATGtcattggccagcaactcttggagatGGGATCGACCTATTCAAAGGTTCGCTGTGGCGAACTCAAGCTGGCCAAGGCAGGACACCTCCTGCCTTTTCAGCTCAGCACCAGGAGCACCGCCATGGGCACAAAACCCAGCACATGATCTCTGGCTGGATTTTGTGATCCTGTAGAAGGTGGGATTGCTGGCGTGGTGAGGGGCAGAGAATCCATGAGGAGCCATTTGTCATGGAATCCGATGTTGTAATGCACACGCCCAATATTGTCGGAGGTGAGGAATTGCCGTGGTGGCACTTCCACACTGGTGCTATGACTTGATAATTTATATGCACTACGTACTGTAATAAATACATTTGAATGTCATTCACCGTGATCCAATCAGTAGTTATCAATTTTGTCCCTGACGTGAGTGCCTCACGTGTCTTCAGTTTCAAGTCTTTGGAAAGCTGCTGCCACTGAGGTGAGAGTCCTCAGTGCCTCAAGAGGGAAGGTAACTTTACCGATGATTTCGATGGGAGGTGTTTTTGCAGCGAGCATTGCCGTTTAGCTCAATCTGcagagagatagggacagagagagagaaggacagagagagagagagagagagatttcttCCTTCACACATACTGTCTACTTATAAAAGCTCCCCCTTCACATCTTATCTACTTGCAGAAATTTCCCCTGCACATATTATCCAGTTGTCGAGTTCCCCCTTCACACAATATCTCGTTGTAATGATTCTCCTCTTCTCACTCAATCCACTTACAGAAATCCCTCTTCTCTGGTATACAACGGCATGAAGCACTCCCTAGAAGTGTGTGCCAGCTAtcttggaagctgccatgactcatacatagttcgacagtcccagatgccacagcttttgATTCATCCGACTCACCTTCAGGGGTGAACACTCTGGGACTGAACACTCTCAGCATGAACACTCCTTGAAGACATGACTTTGTATGCGAGGAAGGAAAACGAACAATGATACGAAAGAACTTGCCACAGTTGCACCCCAGTGACAATCGAGCAGGCCGTTGGTGTGCTGAAGGTGAGGTTCCGATGCTTCGGTAGATCCAGTGGACCCCTTAAGTGTAGCCCAGACAGGATTACCCAGAGTGTTGTGTTCTGCTGCTTTCTACATAGCATAGCAATACAGAAGGAGGTGATCTTGCAAATAAAGACATGCAAGAGCATGAGATCATCCTCTGACGAacaggacacagagggcacacaaggtTAAGAAGGCATGGACGAACAGAGCAGAGTGATGGGGACCAGATATGGGAAACATCACATAGCTGTGGCATGTGTTaatatgttaattgtgtatcaattgtttaaataCACGCAGGTGGAGGGTGCTAATCGGGACTTTACTTAAACACATATAAGGGGATACTTATTGAGATTTTTGGAGGGTTTGAGGAGCTAATGTTTTGTAATCCTGTTCGTCTGTGCAATAAAGGCGGAACTGAGTAAAGACAGGCTCCAgcgaagtggcctctttctgtgtcttaaacttgctatgattctataattctatcctTCCACAGCAGGCTTTCATGGTAGCAGAGCGTGGTTTCCAAAAGCTAAAGGTTGCAAACTTGGATTTTATCTTTCATTCATATTTAaagagaaaactaaaatctcactcgctattgtggaaaatatggcagaaaccaAGAGGGTATCATTATAGTTCGATTTTCGCTGAGTCTGATTCATGTGGCCAGTGgtcgaatgaagtggatatgtgtacATGGGTTGCGTTTCTACAAAAGAGGAAACAAAGTATGACCTTAGCGTTGTTACTTGCCAACTAAAGTGAAATCAAAAAGTGTTTTGTAAACTGTATGTTTGTCCGTTGCATAATGATGAAGCATTGGATTTGCTGtttgaattcttggatgaaatctacaagggGGATGCATGTGGATAAGACATGgtaagactttgatagatttctgtAAACAGGTGGTTATTCAATAGAGGAATATATCATGAACCTCTAAAGACTGTATAGAAGActaaggaaattcaatttggagatccctggttcatttAAATTGCCATATTGTACTAAGGTTTCGCATATGGACAGGCTGCTGGTCCCAACTATGGGTCGGTTCTTCAAAAAATGTCTCCCTGTTGCATCAAATGTCGGCTGCCTTAAACAAATTCCCGGAGAAACACTCATTTTCTGCAACTCGAGTAGAAATGACAGGGCATTCTGAGGTGATACAAAGAAAGCAGGACTCGAAGCTAACGAGATTTTAAAATGTTTAAGACCCTGGAAGCAGCATCAGTACAATGGagaagttaaagacaggaggaatgaagaTGAAAACAGCTTAGTAGGTTTGGCTATTACAGTGGAAGTTAGAATTGGAGAAGCAAACAtatgcaaatgaatcccaggaatgcccaatgaACAGTTCattggtgcttcagatgtgactcaaagtatcattatgcaatgacctGCCCAAAGTAGAGTTGCAGAGTCCACGAAATAACGCAGGATGCAAAGAATTGTGTGGCAGAAGAGGAAGAAACTGACGAATCTGAAAGAACTGTTatcgtcacaaggagttttagtcctgtgataaaTGTGTTCATTGTGCATTCAATCAACTGTGCTCTATTAAATAATGCTTGCACGTAGGCAGTATGTGGAACCGATTGTTTACAATGTTACCTGGTTTCACTCAATAGTGAGAATCGAcacaggttaaggaatataaaagtgctACCAGCtgctgacaacacattgaagtcactgaattgAGTAGTTATTCCTTGTAAAGTAGCTGCAGTAAGcctctttatcagtactgatgcagtCCCTGGTGAAATACCTTTACTGTTGACTAAACCTTCAATGCAAAGGCACAAAGGAAACTTGATGTGGAACATGAAAagacaattgtttttggaaagtcagtgaaattTCAGTTTACTCAGTCAGAGCATTATTGTATCCCCGGAAGAAAACATGGTGTTTCTATTTCGAGTGTTAGAGATGTATTTGTGGCATCAGTTGTCAataatcagagagataaaaagcaaaattTCTTGAAGTTCACAAAGAACTTGCTCAcctttcttgtcagagattaaaaaccctgttaAATGATGCAGGTGTGTTTAGCGAGGAGTAAATGAAGACATTAAaatagattagtgaaaagtgtgaaatctgtgaaAAGTTTTGGAGGACACCCTCACGTCCTCTTGTAAACTTCCCAGTGGCACGTGACTTTAAATAAATAGTTATCATgggtttaaaggtatgggacaaagacaatatCATTTGCATTCTACATTTTATGGACCTAGCGACTAGGTTTCACATTTCTATAACAATAAATAGCGATGTAAAAGGGGTGATTACGGATATAGTTAAGtagaaatggatagggaccagaCTTGGAGCACAAACTCCGTTTGTGATTGTTAATTGAAGGGAATTTGTCAAAGACGCGTTCAGAGACATGTCTGATAACattaacattatggttatgaatacttaggctgaaagtcctttcagcactgGACTGTTTGAAAGGAATCACGCAATGACTGATGAACTGCTGCATTAGATCTTGTTGACCAGCCATACTGCAAgtagacaactgccctggcatgactTCGTTTCTGATACTTAGATAGTCCCTATCTATTGTGTGATAGTCCTCCTACTCTAGAAGGTAGGACAATTC
This DNA window, taken from Heterodontus francisci isolate sHetFra1 chromosome 45, sHetFra1.hap1, whole genome shotgun sequence, encodes the following:
- the LOC137356117 gene encoding probable G-protein coupled receptor 139 codes for the protein MDRNLRNIDWNVTTMDQNLGIIAWNVTTKSFSYWSDELSDGSWMTLTDRIFYALKVIQTIYYPILAIVGVPVNLVTIAILSQGKCGLSKCVTCYLVAMAAADLLVVIFDLILRHIPIVYLKHFLFLKYSIPVCNIHAALLFAATDCSVWFTVTFTFDRFVAICCQKLKTKYCTRKTSAIVLGTVTVLSCLKNISRYFMLSGQYWLWNEPWFCFATTSVLYSQFWTIIEFLHYILTPFVPFLVILLLNVLTVRHIVVSSRARRRLRANSNGESSRDSEMESRRKSIILLLVISANFVLLWAVLMVYSIWNRMWYLGYGSEYIPVFLQEIGFMLQLLSCCTNTCIYAVTQTQFREQLKSVLKYPFSPIIKLIK